The nucleotide window tagtGTTGATGCAAATGCAGAGCAATGTTGAAGGAGGAAGGGGAGGCAAAGCTGTGTGGCGCTGACATAGATGCCTCACCTCCCTCCTGTCCCTCCTCCGGCATTGATATAGATGCTTCACCGCTCTTTCTCCTCATCATCAATGTTCAGATCGATATCAACAATGTCGATCACCATGTCATTGTCGTCGACTACCACTATAACAACCACCCATGACACCACCATCCACTACcacaattaaaattatatttttgctcATTGTTTTATTGTCATTCATGTGTTGTTATGCATTATATCTTTCGTTGGTAAAgctaaatatgattaaatatttttatttttataaccataaggatttaaatataattttttaaatttaaggtTTGAGATACTAAAGAGATAACTAATATCTAATTAACCCATACAAAAAAGTGAAAACATAAAGCTTTGGGAGGGAGGAATTGCCCTTTTAAAATAGCATACTCATGCATATACATTACACATATATCCTTCTTTTACCATCCTTCTACTACACTTGAGTTTACTATTAATTATATAAGTAtcagagaattttttttaaaataacaaaattaaatatctaaaatattctaTATTACTTTCATATGGAGTTTGTTGATAGTTTGAATGGCTATTGTTTTCATTTTGAGTTTCCACGTCTTATATGCCAACGAGCTCAATTTATATAtactaactataataataaatCTATAAATTTTACAATATTACAGAAGTAGATATGCAGTAAGCATCATGCAATGCTTCCTCGTAAGTAATTGGATTTCACATTGGTGCACAATTTCTTCCATCGTTGTACATGCAATAATCAAAAAGATTAATTAAGATTGCAACACATTAGTATCGTACATGTCCGTATCTTTGACATACCGTATGTATTCATTCCCAGAAAATGTTTGGATCTTGACATTTGGAATCCGCCGAATGATAAGCCAATTCTGGTGGCCCCTGAGGCAGCTCTTCAGCAGCACTAAATTGCATTGCAACTCGAACTTGCCGAAGCTCCACTGAGCCGCCGGAGCGCTTTGCCGCTCATCGATAAGGCCCGACAACCAGAGCGGAAGGTGCGTCATCGTCGGTGGACATTTCACGAACAGGTGGCGCAGTGAGTGGAGGTTCTCGACGTTCTCCAGACTCGGGCAGTCGTAGTACACCTTCAGGTACTTCACCGCGGAGAGGTCGGATATCCTACTCAGCATCATGTTATTTGTGACCTCGAGCTTGTCAGCCAAGGGGAGATTGGTGATCTCTCTCAGCTCGTAAGTTTGCCGCAGGGACAGCCCCTTGAGGTTGGTAGCATAGGACAGGCCTTGTGGGAGACCTTTCAGCTTCGGGCAGTCCTTGAGGAGACAATTCTTCAAATTGGGAAGCAGCTTCAGCTGCGTTCCATTGCCGGCTTCCTCCGCCCAGCCTAATGACCATTCTTCCCATTTAGGCATGTTGATGAATTGCAAGGTCTCGAGTTTGGGAAACGCCAGCGAGCTGTGACCGACGAACTCGGGCCCGATTGTTTTGAGGGCTTTCGCCCCGCTGATATTGAGAAACTTCAGATTGGGCAACGTGCCTAGGGGGGGCAGCTCCATGCACGACGGGAAGTCGGAGAGCTCCAAGTACAACAGGTCAGGGAACAATTCGCCGAGTGAGGTTGACATCATCCAGCTCGGGAATTGCCGACCAGGGAATTGTTCCAAAGCAAGATCTCGTAGACTCGATGGTGGAGAGAGTTCATTGCATATCTTCTCGGCTCCCTGGATTTGGTCCTCGCTCCATGTTGCTCCTTCGACCCGGGTGTTATCTCCTTTGTCCTCCTCGTCTTCTCTGTCCTCACCATCATCCGCATCTCCGTCGTCCTCGTCTTCATCTTCCCCGCCTGCCGGCGGCGTCCAACCTAAAGTTAGCTCCTTAAGAAAAGGTTTCTCCGCAAGCACGGATGCGCCCGCTACCGCCCTCTCCAGACTGGATATGCTCAGACAGCTTAGCTTGCAAAGAGACTGCAGCTCCTCCAAGGCACACCCCTGTCCCGGCTTCGTCGGGTCCTCATGGCCGACGACGAATCCTTGAAGGTTGTTAACTTTGTCCAGCTTCCTGATCCCTTTCGGTATGTGAGTCAGTGGAGTTTGCTCCATATGAAGACATCTCAGATTGTGCAGCCTGGTGATGGCCATGGGAAGCTTGCGCAAGCTTTCGCACTCAGAGACATTCAAAGTTTGGAGGTTCGCAAGGCGGCCTATGGATTCCGGTATCTCTTGTACGCTTGTTCCATTAAGATTCAGGTATCTCAGATGCAACAGATCCCCTATGAAATCTGGAATTCCCTCTATTGATGTATTACTCAGATCCAACACTCGCAGATGTGGTAGACTTCTGAGCAAATTCTCCTCGATCGTCAGGGTGTTGAAGGAGTCCGCAAGAATTAAAGTCCTCAAACACTTGTGTCTCATAACTTCATCAGGCAGCTCTAATCTACGCCCCATTTTGGACACCGACAACCTTCGAATCTTCGTGTTGGTGTTTGTGGTGAACGTTCGACCATGAACGATAGAAATGCCTTCTTCTTGCATCAAATTTGCACCGAGAGTCCGGTAAAGATCATGCATCGAGAAGTAACTGTGATCTGCGTATGATGGATTCACTTGCAGAAGGCTCCTGCAAACCAGTTCCCGATAGTACTCCTCGGCTATGTCTTCCACCAACCGATCTCCTTGTTTTAGAATAAGGCCTTCGGCTACCCAAAGCCGAGCAATTTCCTTGTAGTACAGGTCGCTTTTCTCAGGGTACAGAGAGCAGTAGAGAAAGCATTGTTTCAGATGAGGTGGTAAGTCCTCGTAGCTCAAGTGCAAAGCCCTCGGTAATTCTTTGTCAGTGCTGTTCATGCTCCATGCATCACTTCGGAGGACGTTTTCCCACTCTGCTTTGGTTTTTTCCTTGGGAATTAGAACACCTCCCATGGCCTTGATTGCAAGAGGAAGGCCGTAGCACATTTCGACTATTCTGGTACCTGTATCTTCCAACCCAGCGATCTCGGCCTCCTCCCCAGCTTCAAACACTATCTTTCGAAGCAATTTCCATCCACTCTCTTCATCCATTTTCTCCACCGGGTGGGTGTATCTGCACTTCATGATTTTTGCCACGTTCACTGTTCTCGTGGTGACTACTGCTAGCTTCTCCTGTAATTATTGGTCTCCTGAGCAAATCTGTCCAAACATTTGCACTCCATACATCATCCAATACGAGAAAGAAATTGCTCGTGAGAAGAGATGCGAGTTTTGGTTCCAACTCTGCTCTACTTTTCCCCTTAAAGGTTTCGGCTTTAGGTTCACCTCCTTCGGATCTTTCTGCTACACACCTAATTAGCTCCTTGAGCAGATCGGTGTCGGAATAATTTTTGGGGACGTACAACCATTTTCTGATGGGAAAGTTATCTTTGATCCTTTCATCGTTGAAGATTTTACGTGCCAGAGTGGTCTTACCGATTCCACCCATCCCAACATTCCCAAAAACACGACACTTTTGTTGGTCTTCCTCGAGTATGCGACCGATGAGATTCTCTGCGGCAATCTCGATTTGTGCCCCGACAATGTCCCCCTTGACTTCCAAGTGAGATGTCGCGTGTGAGACTGTTTCGTAGATTTGGGGCACTTGGATTGTGAGCTCAGTGTAGATATTATGGCGTTATCCTCTGCCATCTTCTTCAGCCGATCGTCAAGTGCTCTGATTCTGCCTGCGATTTCATGGCGGTATTTGGCGCACCGAAAGCAGGAAGAAACAAAGCGGAGAGGAGAGCTTACTGCGGAGGCGGATCGCGGAGCCTCCAACAATCTTCCACCTTCCATCATGCAGAGATCCATAACGTCGTCGGCGTCGTACATGACATCTTTCAGCTTCCTCACCCAGGCATCGGTGGCGGCACTGTCATGCCTCTTCCGATCTGCATCTTGAAGATAACCTTTGATGGTTTCCAGCCTCCGGTGAAGCGTTTCGATCTCCTTCTTCACGCCGAGAACCTCGCATACCTCTCTCTCAACGAAGTCTGCGATTTCTCCGATATATCTCGTGACAAGGAAATTGAGGATCATTGCCATTGCTCGACACCAAGATGAAGTCTAGACACTTAGAAATTGGATGCGTTTCGAGTGGCGCAGAGCACAACGTCTCCAAACATTGACCGCGATCTGCCATGTCGTACGAAAACATATTTATAACCATAAACATATGCACACTTGGCATTGCATTTTGGATTTGTCGGCAAGGCTATTTTTTAGcctagttttttattttatttttctaaaaaataaatgatgaagaacGGTCTCCAACAGTAATCTTATCCAACTGTTGAATTGACTCCCCTTGTGGCATTGCTACATCAAATAAACAAGAATATACTGAATCCAAATGAGACCCGCAACCAAACATGCGTTTCATATTGACGTACATAAATTCACTTGCGTGATTGTATGTACCCATCAATGAGATGGAAGATTACAACATTTTCTTCTCTGATGTGGGTGGTTCGATCCAATGACACAGGTTTCCTTCTAATCGTGTCTTTGCTGAGCTTGACTGCCTTAGAGAAGATGGCGTGACGAGCGATCTACCAAACGCCACCGGCAGAGCCATCAGCTTCTTTGCTTTGCTCGCAGAAGCgcgcttcgtgaagttgttgtagTCATTCGCTTCGATCTCGTCGAGGATCTGCTGATGCAACAGCAGAGAAGCCCAAACCTTGCATCGGGTAATGGCAAATAGTTCATGGCTATGACAGTAAGGAAATCAATGAAACACATCGATCTTACCAGCCATCTACTGGCTTGATTGAGCTCGCTCACACCATCTTCTGCTGCTCTGAAGAACATCCTCGCCCTCTTAATCTGGTTCTTCATGAAGCTCCTCCATTTGTCCGTCACCTTGCCGTCGAAAATCTCGTCGTCGGACAGCCCAAACCGAGAACGCTCATCCTGCGGCAGATAGATCCTTCCTCTTCTAGCACTGATCGATAAATCACCCGTGAGTTGAACGCATGCAGAGAGAAGAGAGGCTGGTGGATCATGACTCACTCTTCGCCGACGTCCCCGTGTATGTTAGTGAGCTGGTTGGCGATGCCCAAAGCCAAAGCAGCCCTGTTAACGCTCTCTGACGTCGCCTTCGACTCGGGAGCGCTTCCCATGACAGGGACGCTCATCAGTCCAACAGTTCCCGCGACGTAATAGCAATAAAGATAGAGTTCGTCGAAGTTCTGATATCTTGGCATTTTCAAATCGATTCGCATTCCTTCGATCATGTCCCTGAACGGCTGCAACTGGAAACAAGAACACTGTTACCGTCAAGCACCAACGAAACTGATGCATATGCACACAGTCGATGCACTTCTATATGGATTGGAGACATGCCTGGATATCAACAGGGTACTTCGAGACAGTATCAGAAAGAGCTGCATCGAGCATGTCATATGGGCAGCCTGCAAAGACATCCTCCAGCCTCGACTCCCACCTGTCCAACGCTGTTGGTGTGATATGGGAAGCATTTGGCCCGTCCACAAGCTCATCTGTTCTTCTGCACCACACTGAAACATGATTGCGTCACTTAGCAGTTCAATTCAGTCGCGTGTAATGAAACTTAAACTTATTAGAGATAGTAATTCTATCAAGAATTTACCATATATTGCCCAGATTGCTCTCCTCCTCTCAGGAGTCAGGAGCAGTGTTCCTACAAAGATGCATGAAAATTTCATGTCTGAAGAATCAAGACCATCTCTTCATGATTTGTCATGCAGACCAAAAAATGTATATGATCAAGTAATTGGTATGAGAGCTAACCCAGCTAAAAGGTCTTGGCGTACTCTGCACAGACTTCTCCACACCTGTCATAAGCCTCCTTCAGCAAGCTCAAAGATCCAGGGATCGCCAAGTCCGGCTTCACATCGAGAGCAGTAGTTCACGCCGGCTTCTTCTTCACCAGGGATGACTGCTTCAGAATCACATCGTAAACCTTCTGCTCCAAAGAGACTGCagcctctgctgctgctgctgctgcgctgGTCACCAGGCTCGATAATGGAGGCGGCAAACCCATGGTGTTCTCCGGCTCAAACTCCACGCATGCGTACTTCGAATCAGCATAGAGTGATTGCAGACTCCATCTCCGCCTTCGTCTCGGCGTAAAGACCTTTCCCAGTGACCGATCTCCTTGTCAAACCGCTTCAGTAAATCCAAGGCCAACAGATATATCTACAGGCGCGATCGCCGGCAACAACATGAGTGCCATCTTACAAGACCACAGAGCACAAGAATGCCTCACGATCTCTTCCTTCGATGCATGGAGTAGAGCGATCAAACATCAAAGGTGGAAATCCAGATAAAGACTGGCTAAGCAGCACTCAGCAGATGGCTTAAGAAGGAGCGCTCTGTTCAAGAAGGTGTAATCCGCTGAACCATCCAAAACGCGCACGAAGATTCTATAACACTGTggaatgcaccgaagaatctaaGAGTTCATGGAACCATTAACCCTTTACTTTCACTGTCACGACCCGGAGGAGGCTCCTTTCATCCGCTTGATCTGACCTTAGCTTTGACCTCGAGATAGGGTTATCACGGAGATGGTTTGGCGGCGAATGAGGAGGGAACACGTGGAGGTGAAATCTGGGGCGGCGTGAGTGATCGTCGTGTTGGACGGGTCGCCTTGCCACATGGTCACCGTCGACACGCCGACGCGGGCGACCCGCGTGGCAGTCGATCGACGCGTGGCAATGGGAGTGACGCGGGACCCGCTTTGACTTGGGCGAGTCACGTGGAAGGTGCGGTGGGGCGGCGGAGTTTTGTTCCCCTACGAAGTTCACGAACAGCTTATATACAATCATCACGGTCTTCTTTGTGCGGACGCTTTAATTCAAACTCAGaagtcgaaattaattttaaatgttCCACTTACTTAAATGGTGGAAAGATGACACAGCCTTTTGGTGACTGTTATTTTTTATAAATGACCATGATAATagataaatagaaaaataaatatagtataataattttatatttttatatattctaatatttaattaatttatgatttgagaataatcataaatttaaatatatgatttaaatatatgattaattttttttttgtaatgtataaatatatatttcttcGATGAATGAAATCATCTATCTATATTATACTAGTTTCTTCAAAGCATTATTATTTCAAGCAAGACTCATCTTCTTCGCTATCTTACTGATATAGCGATTGTCATTTCTCTTCCTCACCCTCCTTATTAATGTTTTACGATTATTAGTTTTTGCTTTTCACTTTTGAATTTTATCTGTTGCACCAAAGATAAAGACACTTTGTTCGTATAATCAACCTCTTCTAGAATTTGATTAGCTTCTTCAGTAATCCTTCATTATTATACATTCTATTTGGTGAGCATTCCCTCTACTTTTACCTACCATCTAGTATGTTCACTAACGTCCGTGTCCCCTTCTTGTCAACTGTCGAACTCATTGGTGCCTAAGATGCATGTTATAATTTTTagggtcacacatgtataattaaatatgttaaataattattttaattagtcaaaattaaagcgatctaattaaattaaaattatttggctaaggggcataattattatgaaaattaattgtgtgcaCCAGTTATATTTATAACTTAATGATAAgacaagttaggaatatgaaacatcCTAACTTGATAATGAGACAAGTTAGTAATATGAAACATCTTGGGGCATTTCTATAAATAGGGTTGTGGTCCTCGATTACAGTATCAATTTTTCATATTTCTCTTCAACCGTCAAAGAGAAATAAAAAGTTCTTAGAGATACTAAGCAATTGAAAGGCTAATTCACCAATTAAATCAAAATACTCAGATGGATGCATCAGGTACGCTTTTGTATTAATATGTTTCGTAATTGTTATAGGATTTCATGTATATTATTGTGGATTTCTATGTTAATATGTTTTGTAATTGTTAtaagaccatgggattctatcccaatagacacctccttatacacatcagctcaatggtgtatctgaaaggaggaatcgtacattgtTATACATGGTGCGGTCCAAGATGAGCTTCATCGACCTATCTATCTCATTATAGGGATATGCCTTATAGACCATAGCTTATCATCtaaatagagtttcaactaagtccgtagtatctacaccatatgagatataaaaagaaaagaagtccgatcttaaggttgttaagatttgagattgccctacccacgttaaaagatataaccccgataagttagaattcagggcggagcggtgcaagttcatgggataccccaaggaaacttgtggatattatttctatcattccgaggaccaaaaggtctttgtagctaagagagcgatattctttgagaaggaacacattcttggaagAGATAGTGAgagtgtgatagagttgagcaaggatgAAGAACTtgactcaagcaccactctacaacccaagTATATTCAAGTACCTAtcatacaagtttcaactttacgtaggtccaacaaaatatctcatcctcccaagagatatgtaggacatattagaggagaggatgttgaggatattgatcctcatacctacgaggaggctattacgagtataaactCCGGAAAGTGACAAAAATcataaattctaagatggattctatgcactccaataaggtttggaacttaattgatgcacccgagggttttacacccattggttgcaaatagATCTTGaacaagaagatcagagtagatataaatatatagacctataaagcaaggctagtggttaagggatatcatcaaaggcaatctgttaactatgacgaaacattctcactcgtagctatgctaaaatccatccgaattctattggctattgcagtacactatgattatgagatctgacagatggatatgaaaattgcgttcctcaatggcaaccttgaggatgaggtatatatgatataacCTGAGGGATTTATGtctaaggactgcccagataaggtgtgtaggtttcttaggtccatttataaaatgaagcaagcttcccgaagttggaacataagagttgacgaggcaattagatcttatgcctttattaagaatgaagatgagccttgtatgtataAGAAGTTAAGTGAAAGCGCTataaccttcttggtgttatatgtagatgacatcctgatcattaggaatgatgtatgaatgctatccatagtaaaggcttggttatctagacacttctccataaatgaTTTAGAGGaagtatcatatatcttggggattcgaatatatagagatagatccaagaggatgcttaacttgtcctagtctaggtacataaacatcattgtcaaaaggtttggtatgaaaaatttcaagagaggtctcataatgatgagacatgggatatcgctttctatgagtatatcCCCAACGACTcataaagaaagggcgaacatggataggataccctatatcTCAGTAATagagtctatcatatatgtcatactaTATACCAGGCCGCCTGATATAagtcatgctctgagtgtcacgagcagatatcaagtagatccaagcttggagcactagaaagcagtaaagtatattgtTAAGTATTTGCaaaggactaatgatcttttactagtatatgaaggtagcagcctcaaggttgaaggctatacagactcgagtttccaatctgatgtcaatgatagtaaGTCACTTCAGGATATGTGTACACTCTGGATAtatgagcaatgtgctggaagagttccaagcaagatactactattgactcgatcaCAAATGTGAAGTAGATTACTGCAATAGAGGTAGTAAATGAAGGAGTCTAGATGAATAAGTTCATTAtaaatttgggagtcgtgtcgggtaATGAGAAGCTGATTCCATTATATTACgataacaacggggcaattgctcaagcgaaggaactcaAGTCTTATCAtaagtctaagcacgttctgaggaggttccatatgatcagagagatcgtgatccaaggagatatagtagtggaaagagttccatccgaagataacatcgtagatccactgataaagccattgtctcagatggtctttgagtgtcacaagggtttgatggggataAGACAAATAGgtaattgactttaggtcaagtaggagattgctagtcataggtgccctgtaagctaatcacatgagtgatgacacgtgtgacatgatacatattcttttttctcattatattatttgatattttatcactttatattgcttattgtatatgtgcatatacatattatgatatccatggatctgtataatgaaaatcggatcgtaatgagatcatgataataagatcggttcgcctttaaacacagaccctaaataatcctgatcataggttactcaagagggacatcaagataaccggacatactaatATGttatatacccgttcatatgatagagatagttggtctcatagctgctcgtgtggagacacaagggatacaatgcaagtgctcatcggagaatgagtttactgattgatccgctcacggaataatggatggttaatgatacctcgttttcagacaatgattctattgtcccaatagtgtatctgatTCTTAGACTTAGACACCAAGGAGttatagccaaccttacgagagctattgagtgtcgataaaggatcatctgctctcggtgtcatgagaaaaatatctcatgtgttcttgctcaaataaatccctagctaaggtctttcgaattaagagagaaagtgttcttcgggagaatctgatcagagcaagactcaagtaaaATCTGTATGAGTATGATAGtactatgcccggtatacggtctctaagatattagatggataagagactatagatacaccgtaactgaggacaaacaattctaatagattggattcccctgtatcgtcaaaggattgcggcgtagtggcctagtacattcgcaatcgatgagtcgagtgaattattatgaagataataatttattgagccaaaagaggttctgacatgtatgattcacagccagttcgatattgggcatagagggtcacacacatatgataggcgttgCAACGAATAaaagtttggatatgagatatccatcgaagcccatatcttattggatatccaataagcccatgaattattggatcctgtggatgagatcaaataagagtcaataagagattattagataagaTTCActtatctaagaggcttgggtagttggatgaagtagttggatgaagatccaatacccaatatgacatgatctattatggttaagttgataggggccctctataaataggaggaaaacaAAGACTCACAGGCTAGAAGTCTCTtgattgccacctcctattctcctcttcctttctcctccctcaGATAGCAACCTAgagatttaaggagcgtcgtcgcagccctactaagtggagtaccgctagagaggaggtcgcttgacttccttcatcctctcataCAGATCTGTAAAGATTCAGGGATatgcgatctccttaggtaaaacacaatctttcatatacgtaattttcagttttatggattttgcgcatcaatctttgcacgatgacgaatataatttatgagaaatttgaggatttttgttttttgttcttccgctacgcatatgatgtcgcccctagatttccctacaaattCACTAATCTTTTCTTTGGATATGATTTATTAGGGTATATTAATGACTCTCTTAGTTATCTAtcaataaatatcaaaatatcatgAGAACCCATCCCAATGAAAAATCCTGATCAAAAGTTATGGCTATAATAAGATTATCTTATTCTATAAGTCATTCAAGCCTCAATTGCTTACTCCATAGTACCACTAATCTCTTCATGTAACACTATAACAGAAGTATGATCCAAATTATAAACTATCATCGTCAATCGCTCTTGTACTTGTATGCTAAGTCTTCATTTACTCTAATTAAAACAATACAAGAGGAAGTACTATtgctaattatatataaaatctaaaattattataaatgatttaACTTTAATAAGTCATCTCTTGAGCTAGTGATAGCAATTCAAGCATGTGACTCACCAATgttatttgaaaaactatatgaTAAGTTGATTAATTATTAAACATATCTgaaatgagaagagaggaagataTGATCAACTATCATagctaaatttaataaaaaatctaaagaaaaagataaacaaaataataagaACTTTAATAAAAGATTAAATAGTATGCCTCATTGACACATAGGTAACACATAGAGCTATCATCCTCCATTACATTATCATC belongs to Musa acuminata AAA Group cultivar baxijiao chromosome BXJ1-11, Cavendish_Baxijiao_AAA, whole genome shotgun sequence and includes:
- the LOC135597059 gene encoding phytoene synthase 1, chloroplastic-like isoform X3, with amino-acid sequence MLDAALSDTVSKYPVDIQLQPFRDMIEGMRIDLKMPRYQNFDELYLYCYYVAGTVGLMSVPVMGSAPESKATSESVNRAALALGIANQLTNIHGDVGEDARRGRIYLPQDERSRFGLSDDEIFDGKVTDKWRSFMKNQIKRARMFFRAAEDGVSELNQASRWLVWASLLLHQQILDEIEANDYNNFTKRASASKAKKLMALPVAFGRSLVTPSSLRQSSSAKTRLEGNLCHWIEPPTSEKKML
- the LOC135597059 gene encoding phytoene synthase 1, chloroplastic-like isoform X1, which codes for MKFSCIFVGTLLLTPERRRAIWAIYVWCRRTDELVDGPNASHITPTALDRWESRLEDVFAGCPYDMLDAALSDTVSKYPVDIQLQPFRDMIEGMRIDLKMPRYQNFDELYLYCYYVAGTVGLMSVPVMGSAPESKATSESVNRAALALGIANQLTNIHGDVGEDARRGRIYLPQDERSRFGLSDDEIFDGKVTDKWRSFMKNQIKRARMFFRAAEDGVSELNQASRWLVWASLLLHQQILDEIEANDYNNFTKRASASKAKKLMALPVAFGRSLVTPSSLRQSSSAKTRLEGNLCHWIEPPTSEKKML
- the LOC135597059 gene encoding phytoene synthase, chloroplastic-like isoform X2, coding for MKFSCIFVGTLLLTPERRRAIWAIYVWCRRTDELVDGPNASHITPTALDRWESRLEDVFAGCPYDMLDAALSDTVSKYPVDIQLQPFRDMIEGMRIDLKMPRYQNFDELYLYCYYVAGTVGLMSVPVMGSAPESKATSESVNRAALALGIANQLTNIHGDVGEDARRGRIYLPQDERSRFGLSDDEIFDGKVTDKWRSFMKNQIKRARMFFRAAEDGVSELNQASRWLILDEIEANDYNNFTKRASASKAKKLMALPVAFGRSLVTPSSLRQSSSAKTRLEGNLCHWIEPPTSEKKML